DNA from Elaeis guineensis isolate ETL-2024a chromosome 2, EG11, whole genome shotgun sequence:
gatttcccatatcatataagtctctaggttttgttttaaTGACAGTAaatcaatctttatcttttgcatcttgtacataaaatacttgacgagcttgagatgaaaaaatgaatgggtcatccttcaataatacaccagtgtgtatcaaccttgaaaaatttacaagtgtaaaatcatttgcatcttgtttcaaacccttggtgagtttatgttatccaatcacatctaaataatactactttaaatttttcataataatccaactcatagatatctttaagtgcactataataggattttccatccacttccaccataacaccgctattatgtatttttctaaatttcttccgttctctagtatgaaatttaaagtcattagttatgaaaccgttatatctattcacaatcttgttaggtcctcgagcaagagctattagttcatctgaattatttgtctccatcatctttgatacctaaaaaaaatgatatgacgaagtactgttgagttatctgatattaaatatgtatcaaaaattaatatatctcataattaaatataaatcatacctgattcgaaagccacatagggaataactcgaccaaccatcgctgttcaatccttgcattaggacgaatattatgattggctcgtctctgataaattaaaaattactgcataaaatataaatatattatttagaacattatatctaatataaaatttaaatcttgatgtcatgccttaaatatactaacctgcgatggtcagatattatgtcactatgaagtaacacataacgatgtgcttgtgctaaggatttttgatcaagtacaatactttcagctcttcccaagaatttttcagcagttaagaacttatacagttctgcattctccacaaagtcattatgtcgttgaggtcgactaaaaatagtctatacaccttgaagatatcttgaacaaaatgtcaaacattcatccgtaATATATGCTTCaacaatcgagccttcgggataggctctattttgcacataatctttaagacgcataagataccttcaagaattaaatatttattaaaatatcagtatgctgttgtttctaataaaattatcaaaagatttaaggtttgcaataatacctctcaataggatacatccatctataatgtaccggtccaccaactttaacttctgaagctaggtgaatgagcagatgtaccataatagtgaaaaatctaggaggaaaattttttttcatctggcaaagtgtaattgcaatatcgattctaactgatcaagttctcgaggatcaataacttttgaacataatgccttaaagaatgacgataatcgaagtacaattgcaacaacttgtttcggcaatgacgatcttaaagctattaaaaaaatatcttgcatcaatatgtgaccatcatgacttttaagatttgaaagttttcgatcctttagatgcacacatcgtgaattatttgatgcatatccatcaggtactttgatacttttcaaaactcccaaaaaattatccttttctcgagcagacattatgtaacatgcaggaggcacatacatTCTAttattagcaagcattttaggatgaagttcctatcagatacccatttcttttaaatcaagatgcgccttcatgttatctttgctctttccattaaggtttaaaaatgttccaagtaaattatcacaaatattcttctctatatgcatgacatcaagattgtgccgaataagattatgtttccaataaggtaagtcaaaaaagaacttcatttttttcataaatatttactgcgctgttgtgtagatgctatatgTGTGTCTTCTCATTTTCATTctcaaataattgtctggatcttgaaacacctctgcatctacaGTACTGATActaacttcctctggtaaccctttgtgcattgagctttcaacatcatcccttttcttttttgagaggactttgagtgcttaccatagctgtaattgatgccatccatttatATATGAACATCAGtttcagaaggtggaataggggcacatcccaattccatagtaccatcaaacaaatctttctgaaatcgaaacggatgatttgcttccaaccatcgacaatgtcccatgtaacaaaatttacctctatattttaaccaaattgaatgtgttgaatctccacaacaaggacatgcgatccgtccctttgtactccagccagataaattggcatatgttggaaaatcattaatagtccataacaaagctgcccgtagtttaaatgtttggccgttcgAAGCATCAAATgtatcaacaccctcccacaactgtttcaattcctctattaaaggctgtaggaaaatatcaatatcattgcttggacccttatctcctggaataaccattgacaagataagtaatgattgtttcatgcacatccacggtggcaaattgtaaggtatcaaaatgactggccaagtgctgtgggtagaactcagggtccgaaatggattgaagccatcagaagctaagccaaacctaacactgcgaacatcaaaggcaaaatcaggatgcctatcatcaaatacttttcattgaagactatctgttgAATGTCTCaatattccatcctttgtacgtccttcatcatgccatctcattgatgaagctatttttaatgatgcataaatctttttcaatctaGGTCTAAGAGGAAAGTAATGCAATATCTTGGCCGATTTCTTTTTACTTCgcattgcatccaattcattcagtacatcgtctcgatcttctttttgtgttatccatcttgaagatccacatacattgcatgacttttgattagcattttcaccctgatataacatacaatctttcggacaactatcaATCTTTTTGTATcgaagatccaattcctttactactttcttggcttcataatacgatggtggtaaacgagtgctttttgaaaatgcatcctttaataacttgagcagcatggtaaaattctttccagaccatccattcaaatattttaaatgaaataaatatacaagaaaagaaatcttaaaaaatttcgtataatccggatataattcttcatctgcatctttcattaaggtgtgataactagctgtctcatcattagatgtatgtataggctcctcaacatgcatacgttccgtatgcgtacatccatcaaacatcccaactgtttcttgtatactactggattctcctaaattttgaacaccaagtccaaaagcatctgtgatcaaaccccttatatcattatttcttgcagaattatcttgtaggctagtggatccaaaatgagttaggggttggttacatgatgatggcaacatagattctccatgaaaaattcagtcagtataacctcttaaaaaaccatttcataccaaatgttcttcaataatttgtggatctaaagaagaactatttacacattttcgacatggacataaaatctttccattcaaactacttttctccataccaaatttaatgaagtcatgaactccatctaaatattctttactatttcttgatttatttatccaacttttatccattgtaggataaaaatgactgaacttgcaatttatctaaaaataagaaaaattatacaatctatactaatgcaatgagtaaaaaatatcagtcatttcataaaatccaaaaaaataacagctagataaagtttacatagtaaatgcttgctatcatcaactaataggtaaagaaggtcctatcccattcaaaaaatgtattaattctataggtcaattacagaaatcaaatgatatgcaacaagagccgaaaaaaattttggcagtatttttctttagttcttccgtataggaagaacaaaagaaaaataccatccaaatttttttcgaaccctcagcataccatttgattatggtaatgacctataaaattactcatatttttcaaactgtccatactggacaatcaattgatcaatgtacataattcttttatccgtacaaaaataaataaatgtatggatacaatagaatatgtatattaatcaaaagatgggtctatgattCTATGCAATGCATTCACTCTATGTACAAAAAAATAGTTCGTTATTAAATTGAATGAATTTAGAtgtaaaacaaaaataatatgacATCATCATCAACTTGTGGATTGACACTTGGCAGGGCAAGCTCAACAATGGGCAGGACATAGCTGTGAAAAGGCTATCTGAAAAATCATCACAAGAACTTGATGAATTCAAAAATGAGGTTACATTGATTGCTAAACTTCAGCACCGGAATCTTATACGACTTCTAGGTTGTTGCATTCATGGAGGGGAAAGGATGCTAATCTATGAATACATGCATAATCGAAGCTTAGACACCTTTATATTTGGTTAGTTCTTAGCACTTCCTCCTACATAATAACTAGTAGAAAGTTAGAAGACATAAGTCACATGAGAGTCTTCATGTAGAGATGTAAAGCTGATAATAGGGCTTCATGACTGCGTTCTAGCAAAACGTCCATAACATTTTGTTACTAAACCTCACAAAAAGTAATGCTTGCATTTGGCTAATATTTACATTCTTCAATTAAAGCATAAATTGAAACCCTAAATTATGTTAACATCACTTGAAGAATGGGCAGATGAAGGAAAGCGTTCATTATTGGGTTGGCAAAATCGCTTCACCATCATACTAGGGATCGCACGTGGACTTCTCTATCTTCatcaatattttagatttagaataataCACAGGGACCTAAAAGCTAGCAATGTCCTAAATTAGAAAATCTACTTTTTTAATGTCTTCCCCGCATCAATCACCTCAACCAATTCTACTACTCCAAAGGCAGGATCATGAGAAAGGTGATCTCAAACATCAGTTGTAGTTTATTTTACTTGATGCATGctctttttctaaaataaaatagccCTACCATCCTGACACCACTTTCTTTCTCCAATATAAATTCAAGTCACAGAACAAGGTTCATGGCAAGTCAACAGCTGATATGATAATCTCAACTAACTGATGACCTAGGATTGTCATTATGATTAATCACCAACGGATTCAATGTTTTACAATCAACTATAAAAATTCAAGTTGTTTGACAACGGAGTAGAAAACTGGAGGACTAAAAAGGAATGTTAAATATACCGAAGAATAAACTATGTCCAAATTTCATCAACACTGCATCCGAAATGAGTGCAAGCTATGAAAAATCGAAAGAGATAGAAGCTTGCGGTCATACCTCGCGCTCAGAACAGATCTCCTTGGCTTTCTCCAACAGAGCAAGCGAAACCTTCTACTGGTGTTCTTGCACCGACCGAATCAACTCGGGGGCTACACGCAACCCACAGAAACGATAAAAAGAGTCATTCGCATGATTAGATCAAAAGACACAGGCAACCTATCTAAACAGTTGGAAATTGAAACCAACCAACGATCGGACGCAATCGAGCTGCAATTTTTGCTCAACGGAAAGGGCAAAATCTCTTCTTACTGATAGACGGCCGCCAGGAGGGGTCTTTTGGGCCTGCGAAGATGGCcgccgggaggggggaggggaggagggccggtggggtgGCTGCTTCCAGGAGAGCGGACGGCATACGGCTTGGATTGCGCGGGTGCAGCGTTGACGGacgcggcagcagaggggagcggcggacggcggtgcggcgtggacggcgggtgcggtgccggcggcggagatggggTCGGCGGAGGAATGGATGGAAAGAAGtggcggtagatagattagggcatggGAGGATGGGGTATTAAaggaacctaacgacgctttttagcgtcgttaaataatgacgtaaaaaagcatcggcattttctttatttaacgacgcttttgctaaaagcgccGGCGTTGACAATACtcaaattttacgacgcttttaagcgtcgtcaacacacgacgctttttaaaagtgtcggcaggtcagcgcaacctgccgacgctttccaaaagcgtcggcaaaaaaaggTCGCTAAATCACCTTCTTACTGTAGTGGTCCCTGGATCACCGCTTAAATCTAAATGCAATCAACAACTTGGATCGATGACGAGTTGGATCTAATCTAGTGGATAGCAGATGTTCTTGGTGAGAGTCAATTTGGCATCATTTTCAAAGACTTTTTAACAAACTACTCGAGGATTGGTCGGCTAGCTCACAGCTGTGAATTTGCGATAAGGATTAGCATGaaataggattttttttcttcttttttcagtTGTTCTTGGAagacaatataataatataataaattataataaataaaaaattttaatatctaaatttttattatgtattaaataataaattaatgatagccatataaaaatttctatcataaaaATCGATATTTATATGATGAACAAAAAACTCTAGATAAGAATCTCTATTTAGAAACTCTGGTGATCAATGCTGGCATCAATAATATTACCCTGCATGATCAtgatatacaatttttttttctctctttttcaatTGTATCTTCAAATGCAATAGAACAATTTAACAAATTATAAAAGCTTCAATAGCTAAATTTTTATAGTATATTAAGCAACGGGCATTAATAATAGCCAAGTGCATTAATACCAATATGATTAATACTGACTTTTATATAACATATAAAAGCTCTACACAAACTTAGCCTTTATTTTACATATCTATAATAGATTTTGGACAGTgactaattttaaaaatataaatatgacaATAATTATGAAGATAATGGTAACAATATTGTGAGTGTGGAGGAAGTTGTGGTTTTGGTGGTTGGGGTGACAGCTATATGATGGTGGTTGCAATATGGTGAAGGGGCCAGCTATGAAGCTGGTGGTGATCGTGGAGACATCGAAGATACGGTAGTAGTGACAACAGTGGAATGGTAACATTGTAAAGGTAGAACTTGTAATTGTGATAGTAGAGTGGTGGTAGTGTTAGCAAGTATGCCAACGATTTGGCAAGGGCAATCACTATGATGatgataataattatatgatgaaACAACCGCAGCAATATTGGTGATATTAATAAAAAGAATGGGtttcttattttaaaatattgaaagcaaagatttttttatttttattttttagaaataataagaataatttttaaaaataaaaaataaaaataatatctctaaaaatattcttgtcttgatttctataattttatttgaaacaaaaataagaataaaaatgaTGTCAAATGTTACTCTGGAGTCAACATTTCCACTTGTGCTTAAATCTGGACCCTTAAGTTGATAGACTGAGCCAAAGCTTGCATAACCAAAATGGCCAACAATCATTCAAAATCGAATCCCAATCCCTTGTTCAAATGGTGAGACATAACACCATCCGAACAATGCTAATATAAATAGAAAAGCTAAACAGAACCAAATCTTTTTGAGATTATTTTAGTCGAACTTTAAGGCCTCGTATCAAAACCTCTagcaataaaattagatctaagatTTCGAATAATATTTgtgaattgattttaaaatttaataataataagaatttaTTTAAACATAAAATGAtggttgaaaataaaaatattagataaGATAGTTAACATCCAGATAATAACACTCATATTATTCTATATATTATGTCCAAGATGCCTAATAGCCGTACAAATCAAAACATCAACCACAACCACAGCCAAGATTGCATTTTATAAATTCTCAAGAGTAACACCGTCAGGTAACTCTATCTTGCAATAGTAACTAAATTATCTTCACTATATATTGAGAGACATTTTGTTCCTCTCAAGAGGAATGGATATCTACATCTCTCAACTCCAAAATTAATAATAGAATATCTAAATTAAAGATCTATACTATCGATCATGCTATGCCACTAAAAGTATGTAGAAATTTAAGAACTTGTATTTTTGTGATCTAAAACCTATCCGTCATATGTTGCAATCTTCTCCTTATTTTTCTTTCGTACATGCTACATATATCTAACATACCCAAAGAAATTCTAACCAATCAAGTGTGATTTTAGCCATCATATTGTGTCTCTTTCAATCTCAAGATGAGCTGCAACTTGAGACCTCGGCTTAACTTTAAAGAAGAATCAACAACTTGGACAACGAGTTGGATCTAATCTTGCGCATAGCAAATGCTCTTGGTGAGAGTCATTTTGGCATCATTTCCAATGACTTCTTAACAAACTACTTAAGGATTGTGATGAGGATTATGGCTAAAAGGGTTCCTAGTTTTTGAGATTAATGATAAGATAACCTTATATAAGTGATGACCCAATAGTTGAGGTCAAACAATATGCACATCCTCATCTTTGGGAAGGGAAATAGGATTCCTTTCTCCACCTGGAATTAATCCATGAAATGACTTCAGCAAGTGGGTGAAATGGAAACAAATTGGAAAGAGCTAGGAGACCTAGAGGTAGCCAAGAAAGGCTAGCTACATTGAAGGAGCCCCTACCAGGCTGCCAGCACCAGCAATACAGAGATGGCTCAAAGATTGGGAACCCaaagaaaataagagagagacATGATGGTCAAACATAAAACCCAGAAACAAAATCAGAGATCCTATGACAAATTAGGATTTGCATACATGTGTAAACCATAACCAAGCAAAAGGCCTGGAATATGCCCTTAAATTCAATCAAAGGATCCTTATGGGTGGGCTTAGAACTTGGGCTAGTGGAGAGGGAAACTAGCAGGATTTCTAAAATTAGGACACTTTTCTTCAGGTACTTGACTCCATGATCAATCTTGTCCCTGTACAAACATTGCACTCAAGGGAAAACAGGGACTAAGTAGAGAAATATAGAGAATGCAAAGCAGGGATTCACAAGAGGGACAACTCGGATCTTATGAATGATAGATGCTCAGCCTTCAAGCTCTACTGAATAATTCTCAGTTTTCTTGGAGATCATAGTGCCCTCCggaaataacaaatattagatggTGTGCTAGAAAATATATGACATGCTATTGTTCAATAGGGTAAGATTCAAGTTTCAGGCTTTACAGTATGAACCAGAGCTTAAGATTTGCAAACCCCACAACTCTTACGACAGTATCCATCAAAGTCTTTGCTTCCTACCATGTATAGATAATTCTTTTCACACTCCCCTGCAGCAGCCCATTCTGGGCAGTGCTCCTCCTCATCCGAACATCCTACGACTGAGCTTTGTCTAACTGGATGGTCAAAGGACCTCACATGAATCCATTTTGTTGCAGCCCACTTTTCACCTTCTACGACCGGGCAGCTTCCATGCAGGCTTTTGGGATCTAGTGTTGCATCTGTGTGAAGGCTGAAGAAGAGTAGAGCATCGCCCTTATCAGGTTTTActgcaaggaaaaaaaaaaaatcccagtgAATGGAGAAGGCAGAGGTTCTTATATTATTGTCAGATGCATCAGGACAACAAAATTAGCTTTTAATTTACAAAAGATTGACCATCAGATTTTAACTAGAAACCACAATTCCAAGACAGTTACTAGAAAAGAATATTTACAAGCAATCGGATGACATCCTTAACCACAAGCATAACATTTGATGCTGCACCAACTTGTGCAAATTACTCATTCAAATTCCCCAGTCCAACTCCAACATTAAATCAGCAAAAAATAGTGTCTACCTGTCCACCATCATGTGTTCCAAAAGCAACCATGtccaatattttttattacagTTAGTTAAATGTTCATGAGTGAACACAATCAGATAATTAGTTGTTTTAGGTAAGGTTTTTCTAGAACAGAAGTCAGTCATATGGTACCTGCATAACCGGCAGTTGCACAGTCAGACCAAGTTTCATCTTTGTATTGAGAAGCTGCACCCTGCAATTGATCCATGATGCTGCTATAAGGGAGAGACATTTTGATTGGGTAAAAGGTGAATCACCAATTATTTACCTCTGCAGATGGAAAGATGGTTTCACCACCCTTCTTAACATTGGATAAGTACATAAGCACCGTAGCAAATCGATGACCTCCGCGTGCTATATTGAATTTGTCACGAAAATAGTCGAAATGAGGCTCATA
Protein-coding regions in this window:
- the LOC105054334 gene encoding probable prolyl 4-hydroxylase 7 codes for the protein MGLRSAFPFSLLVFASIPILVHGVVPEPSFYDPKRVTQLSWQPRAFLYRGFLSYEECDHFIKLAEGQLEKSMVADNNSGKNLMSNIRTSSGTFLRKHQDEIVARIERRIAAWTFLPEENGEPIQVLRYQKGQKYEPHFDYFRDKFNIARGGHRFATVLMYLSNVKKGGETIFPSAEGAASQYKDETWSDCATAGYAVKPDKGDALLFFSLHTDATLDPKSLHGSCPVVEGEKWAATKWIHVRSFDHPVRQSSVVGCSDEEEHCPEWAAAGECEKNYLYMVGSKDFDGYCRKSCGVCKS